The Oncorhynchus nerka isolate Pitt River linkage group LG12, Oner_Uvic_2.0, whole genome shotgun sequence genome includes a region encoding these proteins:
- the LOC115138259 gene encoding LOW QUALITY PROTEIN: photoreceptor cilium actin regulator-like (The sequence of the model RefSeq protein was modified relative to this genomic sequence to represent the inferred CDS: substituted 2 bases at 2 genomic stop codons) encodes MGCSPSKGNNFPGQATFRRGRTLLPGGQESQGKSQSDDGGSGGSSGTGDTDGETWERGSGESRLAGQNYAVQKDAPSTPQKKRPSLTELVPEGVILDKKVGTQETGPHVKEEQGDRQDMADKKGGRKPKKNGKGIKPTKKKEKEKKSPLVEQKVDFPEPLVKAHQAVYAYLNPSISKYEILLRLLDQVTQTQVSVQPMVTFMAMRYEEINRGLEEMADEGERLLKDNGEHLAWPSPIKNLSSFTPLKSGSTNAESSPDLLQQLLQYTTQRMQNVGQSVGGIGDSALEEAAEYFISVSELLEEKLKAKRNVETRLMQLLTRIEAASLRTTGPEDSALFSEDSGIGAESESLAGSERIHRESCEYTATNQTTPYSPIGSNATLVRQGAPRRKFTKKVCPTNSLNSIDSACTRMSKEQKDTESLLGSAFLNDGEEDDNDDEEGEEEGEGGRKQSYSSPSDPNQQPSRLAPRCIENHQNVEMTLKMKDAISGQIRFVPSQCDSAKTKPTDSPKTSRRQWTEGEERSPKRPRTAAPVQRAIKKTPVPKEGRSQSVESLRSKGEDPTLLELESTQRDLSQRLERMSKGRMEENAKTGPTKQNPGYTAKSLASKRLQSTLRKINNTFPIQDQAVLTKRSSWEQGASKDMEEEKVRKDKKTAKGLLKATPPPSSPLSPRLSSGLYRGRNSVKRLIDTFSQGVEEPNQEPSKMLGPIKGVRKCGVPVMPGVGDIEAILSSGVSSRTDDLDVQSLPPPPLEVLMDNSFEGAQSLTVSDVDDGVVSRGRSPIPKMAIASQKLRASMQSVPLLPSRGNLLQGWSSMPPVWTVRQNTSASSRVSHNEPQLEVNPETEEAATLYKQARKVIHLRHSSESSMEKSQDVPKWPSPNRAASGCRQSDDSPFKTVPPTSTVSIQPPATLPVSRAXILPSTPSTPTCLHRRFPSPPTFRKLSMLPSSTSPPVIRKLPTPPPLQRRLPSSPASRQVMTPNSSSSGSTHSFKAPSPPASPRVQRWRRENNSEDSTSGASAISQLLSNARSVFCPASPSLFEAQPCPVPRPPQTSPVASPXGACHNLPMSVRGPQPFIRRSHSDQRPSLSLPPRATIISFAETCGSEPAISIHGLEDEPNRDDKSWDSKSDFRWNARSASHPDLCIVGQSLTL; translated from the coding sequence ATGGGCTGTTCCCCGTCTAAAGGTAACAATTTTCCGGGTCAGGCCACCTTTAGGAGGGGAAGGACACTACTACCAGGGGGCCAAGAGAGTCAAGGGAAGTCCCAGtctgatgatggagggagtggaggttCCTCCGGAACAGGAGACACAGATGGAGAGACTTGGGAGAGGGGAAGTGGGGAGAGTAGACTGGCTGGTCAGAATTACGCTGTTCAGAAGGACGCACCTTCAACCCCACAGAAAAAAAGACCCTCCCTGACCGAGTTGGTTCCAGAGGGGGTCATCCTTGACAAAAAAGTGGGGACTCAAGAGACAGGGCCACATGTAAAAGAGGAACAAGGAGATAGGCAAGATATGGCTGACAAAAAGGGTGGACGAAAACCAAAGAAAAATGGCAAAGGAATCAAACCGACCaaaaagaaagagaaggagaagaaatcTCCCCTTGTGGAGCAGAAAGTTGATTTTCCGGAACCTTTAGTGAAAGCCCACCAGGCTGTGTATGCCTATTTAAACCCAAGCATCAGCAAATATGAGATTCTGCTGCGGCTCCTGGACCAGGTGACCCAAACCCAGGTGTCTGTGCAGCCAATGGTGACCTTCATGGCTATGCGCTACGAGGAAATCAACCGAGGGCTGGAGGAAATGGCAGACGAGGGTGAAAGGCTTCTGAAGGACAATGGGGAGCATCTCGCCTGGCCAAGCCCAATAAAAAACCTATCCAGTTTCACCCCCCTCAAGTCTGGATCCACCAATGCTGAGTCTTCACCAGACCTCTTGCAGCAGCTACTTCAGTATACCACTCAAAGGATGCAAAATGTGGGTCAGTCTGTGGGTGGCATTGGGGACTCTGCCTTAGAGGAGGCGGCTGAGTATttcatctctgtctctgagctgctGGAGGAGAAATTAAAAGCTAAGCGTAATGTAGAGACAAGACTGATGCAGTTGCTGACCCGCATTGAGGCTGCCTCACTCCGTACGACCGGACCAGAGGACTCTGCATTGTTCAGTGAGGACAGTGGAATTGGGGCCGAGAGCGAGTCACTAGCTGGGTCTGAAAGAATTCATCGTGAAAGCTGTGAGTACACTGCGACCAACCAAACCACTCCTTACAGCCCTATTGGCAGCAATGCTACCCTAGTCCGGCAAGGGGCACCAAGGCGAAAGTTTACCAAGAAAGTTTGTCCAACCAACTCCCTAAACTCCATAGACTCAGCCTGCACCAGAATGAGTAAAGAGCAGAAAGACACAGAGTCACTACTAGGATCTGCCTTTTTAAATGATGGTGAGGAGGATGACAATGATGatgaggagggggaagaagagggagaaggtGGCAGGAAGCAATCTTACTCCTCACCATCTGATCCTAACCAGCAACCTAGTCGCCTGGCACCCAGGTGCATAGAGAACCATCAAAATGTGGAAATGACCCTGAAAATGAAAGATGCCATAAGTGGTCAGATTAGATTTGTTCCCTCACAATGTGACAGTGCCaaaactaaaccaacagacagCCCCAAGACCAGCAGGCGCCAgtggacagagggggaggagcGATCCCCAAAAAGGCCCCGAACCGCAGCCCCTGTACAGAGGGCAATTAAAAAGACCCCTGTTCCCAAAGAGGGCCGTTCACAGTCTGTAGAATCCCTCCGCAGCAAAGGTGAAGATCCAACATTGCTTGAACTAGAGAGTACGCAGAGGGATCTGAGTCAGAGGCTAGAGAGGATGAGCAAAGGCAGGATGGAAGAGAATGCCAAGACAGGTCCCACTAAACAGAACCCAGGATATACTGCAAAGTCCCTGGCATCCAAACGTCTACAATCCACCCTGCGGAAGATCAACAACACTTTTCCAATTCAGGACCAGGCAGTGCTTACTAAGCGTAGCTCCTGGGAACAGGGGGCAAGCAAGGACATGGAGGAGGAAAAAGTAAGGAAAGACAAGAAAACCGCCAAGGGGCTGTTGAAAGCCACCCCACCTCCTAGCTCTCCACTGTCACCTCGTCTGTCCTCAGGGCTGTACCGGGGAAGGAATTCTGTCAAAAGGCTGATTGACACCTTCAGCCAGGGGGTGGAAGAGCCCAACCAAGAGCCCTCCAAAATGTTAGGGCCTATCAAAGGTGTTCGAAAGTGTGGGGTCCCTGTTATGCCTGGAGTAGGTGACATCGAGGCTATTCTGAGCAGTGGGGTCAGCAGTAGGACAGATGACTTAGACGTACAAAGTCTGCCACCCCCTCCTCTTGAGGTCCtgatggacaattcctttgaagGTGCACAAAGCCTCACAGTAAGCGACGTAGACGATGGGGTTGTTAGTAGGGGCCGATCCCCTATTCCCAAGATGGCTATTGCATCTCAGAAGCTGCGTGCTTCCATGCAGTCTGTGCCATTGCTACCCAGCAGAGGCAACCTGCTCCAGGGCTGGAGCAGCATGCCCCCTGTCTGGACTGTACGGCAGAATACCTCTGCTAGTTCCAGGGTTAGCCACAATGAGCCTCAGCTGGAGGTAAACCCAGAGACAGAGGAGGCGGCCACTCTCTACAAGCAAGCCAGAAAAGTAATCCACTTGCGGCACTCCTCAGAGTCTTCGATGGAGAAAAGTCAGGATGTGCCCAAGTGGCCCTCCCCCAATCGAGCTGCATCGGGATGTAGACAAAGCGatgacagcccctttaagacagTGCCTCCCACTTCAACCGTCAGTATCCAACCACCTGCCACCCTGCCTGTATCTAGAGCTTGAATACTGCCTTCCACACCTTCAACCCCAACCTGCTTGCATCGAAGATTCCCCAGTCCCCCCACATTCAGAAAACTGTCTATGCTTCCATCCTCAACCAGCCCTCCGGTCATTCGCAAACttcccaccccaccaccacttcAGAGAAGACTCCCAAGCTCACCTGCCTCAAGACAAGTAATGACCCCAAACTCCAGCTCTTCTGGCTCCACACATTCTTTCAAGGCACCCTCACCACCAGCGTCCCCTAGGGTACAAAGATGGAGACGAGAGAACAACAGCGAGGACTCCACCTCAGGGGCTTCAGCTATCTCTCAGTTATTAAGTAACGCTCGCTCTGTTTTCTGCCCGGCCTCACCCTCACTGTTTGAGGCCCAGCCTTGTCCCGTACCCCGCCCCCCACAGACTTCACCGGTGGCCTCTCCTTAGGGAGCCTGCCACAATCTCCCCATGTCCGTGCGAGGGCCACAGCCTTTCATCCGACGCAGCCACTCAGACCAGAGGCCCAGTCTAAGCCTGCCACCCAGGGCAACCATCATCTCATTCGCAGAGACTTGTGGGAGTGAGCCAGCCATCAGCATACACGG